The following is a genomic window from Carassius gibelio isolate Cgi1373 ecotype wild population from Czech Republic chromosome B20, carGib1.2-hapl.c, whole genome shotgun sequence.
GCGTGAGCCCACTGTGACAGAATGGACACATAGACTGAAACAGATATACATGTTTGAGAAGATGACAGCAGACTTGTAGTTGTAATCAGACATTTTTCGACAGAGGTGGACACCAATAGAAAATCAGCTGGAAATAAATAGActtaatatatattaatgcttGAACAATGCAGCAAATGTACTGGTATGTGGTGTATTCTTTGAAGTGCTATCAaggatttgtgtatttattttaactttaattgttgttgtttttttgttttgttttttgctgttgttattttatttttattttattttatttttttataaaaaagaaaaaagttcaataaaaacacagtttaaaaaaaaaaaagtatttaattactaaccctcatgtcaatccaaacccttaagaccttcatttggaacacaaattaattttaattttaataaaaataagttcCAGAAACGTATCAAGGACATCGGTTAAACAGTCCATGCGATATCATTTCTCATCTTCAGTTTTGTGAAGCTAcaataatactttttgtgcacaaagaaaacaaaaataacataatgtattcaacaattcttctccccaAGTTACTATCCTTTATTATGGACAGTACCACGATACATGTGCGCACTTTCCCCAGAACTAAATCAAGGTTATCATCATTGTTTGCTCGCCTGAATGTAAACAATGCTGATTACGTTGATTTATTCTCATAgcttcacaaaactgaagtttaGCCACTGGTGTCACACTGGTGTCTTTGCTATGTTTCTGGGACTGGGAACACTGCAGTTGCACAGGGCCGTCACTAGGAATTCTCTTAAAATCATGTTCAGGGCCCCTGTTACTCTGTTCCTCTATTATCCCTCGTCTGACGCTCCTGTTGCAATGCTTTCTATGGAAGGGTCAGAGAGCTTTCAGATTGCATCACAtataacttaatttgtgttctgaagatgagcaaatctcttacgggtttgaaatgacatgagggtaattaatgacagaacatACATTTTTTGGGCAAATTAACCTTTTAAATCACTGTATTAAAGTAATTTTCAAAACCAACACAGGTCTGACTTCTTATTTTTTCTGATCCTGACCAAATCTCCTCAAAGTTGACTGGAGGTTGATAATATGGCAAAACCTCTCACAAGGAGATAAAAAATATAGcacaaaataatatgaaaaaataaatacattttataagtaTTTGTACCTTGATGAAAGCACTTTTCTAACCAAAATACACAATGTTTGTCCATTTTTTTCCCACATATATCAACTGACTTCATTAATGGGaaggaaattaaatgtaaatatttatggttgttatctaaataaataaataaataaatacagaagtaGTTGTTAATAATGTATGGCCACAATATCATAGCACTTTAAATCAACTTCAGTCGCGTTTGTGTCACAGTGCACGTTTTCAATGTTGATTATTTGAGTCTTTCCGGATTAAAAAACACTTAATTCAACATTCAACAACTCAAAGCTACAAGCCACTACAGTATCTGCTGAGGCTTTAAATACATGCGCATATTTTCCTTAAttaaaatagaacagaatagaatagatgTTAAAAAATATGCACAAGAACGATCTTTTATCCTAGCATTTTGTCACTTTATAGGATTATTTTGCCCGAATTCATGGTAAATGTCGGACCTTGCTTCAGACTGCATAAAATGTCTCTAAACGTAAAATAATAAAACGTGTGCAACGTGTTTAGCGAGGTCTGCGCTACTCCCTGCGTCTCCACGAGCAGGCGCTCTAGATTCTCAGAGAGCCGCAGAGACACTGCGCAATCTGCGCATGCGCGGACTCAGAGCGCAGGCGCAGTGCGATCCGGGCCTGCAGTAGTGGAGCGATCAGCTCGTCATGGCGCGGTTCCGTgtgttctcgctctctctctcattgcTGTTTTTGGTTCAGTCGGTCGTATCGATCTCATTTTACCTACCGGTGCGCAGCAGAAAGTGTCTACGGGAGGAGATCCATAAAGACGTGCTCGTTACCGGCGAATACGACATCAGCGAGCAGCCAAACACGAAAACCAACCTGAAGGTGACGTCACGCCACGCATTTACCGGATTAACGATATAAATATTTGCACAAACAGTCGTTACAGTTGTATTCTGTAGTCACTTTACGTTTGTTTGGAATTTTTAGTAAATCCGTGATGATTGTCGCGGTTCGTTGAGTCTAAACGCAAGGCCTTATGTTAGTGCTACATGGCGCTTCCTGGTTGGACGGTGATTTAACGATTCTTCATAGTTCGTTTTTAATAACATTCAACtagttaaataaatcaaatgagtTATGTTAATGACCCTATACCTTTATTTAGAAACATAAAGCGTGTAAAGAATAAACGTAATTGTAGTTTGTATTTCACCGTGTCTCATTCACTCGAGTAGTAACACGTCACTCTTActtccacacacagacacatacagagAAGGTGTATATGGATTAacataatttaattgaattataaaATTTTTGGCCTTCCTTGTAATAAATCTAGCTGTTTGGCTGTAACTGAATATCCAATGTTGTGGCCCTGTTAGATCACAGACTCCTCCGGACACATCCTTTATGTGAAAGAAGATGCAACCAAAGGCAAGTTTGCCTTCACCACAGAGGACTATGACATGTTTGAGGTGTGCTTCGAGAGCAAGTCACCTATGGGTGAGTGTTTGACACGTCTGGAGACTTTCTGATAGGACCTTTGCTGACATATGTTCAGCTAAAGGTGATATTATGATGGTATGATGATACAAATCGATTCTAAATCAGCACCGATATACAAttgatttttacttttttcttctaTTTAGGAACTGGAAGAGTTCCTGACCAACAGATCAACTTGGACATGAAGCACGGTGTTGAGGCCAAAAATTATGAAGAGGTTTGTTTGCATTGATTTCTAATGTTGCAGATGTTttcaaaaatttggggttggTTTTGAAAAAGTTTATtatatgctcaccaagcctgcatttatcagattaaaaatgcagtattttttatttttttattataattaccaTTTAAATTAACTCTTCTATATGCATATaatttgtgatgcaaagctgaatttttggcaTAATTTCTCCAATCCTCaatgtctcatgatccttcagaaatcattctaatatgttaatttgtttgttttcagtgttgaaaacccTTGTACTGCTTAATGATTTTGTAGAACACATGCTACattttttcagatttctttgattattaaaaaaaatattttctttagtcTTTTATTAGTCTAAATGCtcaccccagacttttgaacggtagtgtgcaTTGCTTTTGGAGATGATCTACATCTACTGTTCCAGGCAGAATTGCAGCTGTTGCTTTGATTGTTTAGTCAGTCTGAAGTTATTCTTCACTTGTTAAGATTGCCAAGGTTGAAAAACTGAAGCCCCTGGAAGTAGAACTCCGTCGGCTGGAAGATCTTTCAGAATCTGTTGTCAATGACTTTGCCTACATGaagaagagagaggaggagatgaGAGATACGAATGGTAAGAACCAACAAAACATCCCACTGAAGTTAAATTCCAGCTTAATAAACGTGTCTGGTAAACGAGTCACGAGCTCTGACGTTCTGTCGTGTTTTGCAGAGTCCACCAACACACGCGTGCTGTACTTCAGCATCTTCTCCATGTGCTGTCTGATCGGTCTGGCCACGTGGCAGGTCTTCTACCTGCGCCGCTTCTTCAAGGCCAAGAAGCTCATTGAGTAAAATCTGCCTGAACAATCAGGGACCCAGAACTTCTTCCTCACATCAGAACCTCCGGCCCCTGACATTTTGCTTCGCCTCGGTGATTTATTCCAGTCGCCGCGGGTGAACTGAAGTTTATCGGGAGTGGACGTGCATCAAGGAATTCTCTGGGAAGCAATTGATGCCTAGCGGCCAAATTGTTTTCAGTGCGTGTACATTTTTGATACAAGCTTGTTCCGTATCATTTGGAAAAAAACacacccagttttttttttgctttattttcttgTATTTATACTAAATGGCAGCACAAGCCCCCTATAACTGATAAAAGATATGCACCTGTGAGAGAAACTTGTgaacgttgtgtgtgtgtgttaattactGTAATCAGTTCTGCCTGTTATTTGGAAGGACAGGATGATTGTTTCACATAAACAGATTGTAGACTGATGTGTTTAGCTGTCTGTATTATTTCTATAAAAACTTGTGTTTGGTAATTCAAAgccattttattaaaatgaagtcCCACTCACTGCAAGTGAAGAGAGAGCTATCGCACATCAGAGCTTCAAGCTGTCATATATCATTctgattttgagaaatgtactaATTTTTAAGCGGTTTTATTTTGTGGGGCAGCATCTCTTTTTAGTTTGCTTATGGGAAAGTGTGAGTTCATCTATGATTTTTGTTGATTGTTAGTTTCTCCACAAACTGAATAAATGTTCAATCCAACAGAACTCCTGCAGAGGGCCTGAGGGTAAAGGTGCATAAATGCCATAACTTCTTCATCAGTTCTGGTTTAATTTGTTACAGGATGTACCCGTATTTGACAGATCAAACTAGACTTTGATTTTTCTCCTTTTCAAATGCTTTTATGGAATAGTGGTTACACATGTCCTGGGTAGAAGGTTTGGATCAgatttataattgttattatttgctgccagtggtttaatttttttttttttttttttgctccagtgttcattaattttcaaaatgtttttgattcTAATTAATTTTGGTGAAAGTGGATTTCGGAAATATAATTGGCTTGTCATTCAATAAAAATTGTTAGTAAAGTATTTTGAGTGTTTGTgagttattaaaatgatttagtaATGACCATCTTAGAGAATCTGAAAATCATAAATTATAACAAGATGGAAAATATTTCAAGTTTGCATAATATTTTAAAAGGC
Proteins encoded in this region:
- the tmed10 gene encoding transmembrane emp24 domain-containing protein 10; its protein translation is MARFRVFSLSLSLLFLVQSVVSISFYLPVRSRKCLREEIHKDVLVTGEYDISEQPNTKTNLKITDSSGHILYVKEDATKGKFAFTTEDYDMFEVCFESKSPMGTGRVPDQQINLDMKHGVEAKNYEEIAKVEKLKPLEVELRRLEDLSESVVNDFAYMKKREEEMRDTNESTNTRVLYFSIFSMCCLIGLATWQVFYLRRFFKAKKLIE